One part of the Entelurus aequoreus isolate RoL-2023_Sb linkage group LG05, RoL_Eaeq_v1.1, whole genome shotgun sequence genome encodes these proteins:
- the LOC133649554 gene encoding chromatin accessibility complex protein 1-like — MCMFARRRKLQSGLKTTVSKLASAVQMSKRSQHKDDGTPGSKKNISLPVSRVRLIMKSSPDVSNINQDALFLTTKATELFVQHLALSSLNQQNNSLTYSDLANTAEETETLQFLTDILPKKILARDYLKSLEDMQDQEEADL; from the exons ATGTGCATGTTTGCCAGGAGAAGAAAGCTTCAGTCCGGCTTGAAAACAACCGTGTCGAAGCTCGCCAGCGCGGTGCAAATGTCGAAAAGGAGCCAGCACAAAGACGATGGGACGCCGGGGAGCAAGAAGAACATTTCCCTCCCCGTTTCTAGAGTGAGGCTCATCATGAAGAGCTCGCCGGATGTGTCCAACATTAACCAGGACGCGCTCTTCCTCACCACCAAGGCGACG GAGCTGTTTGTGCAGCATTTGGCGCTGAGCTCGTTGAACCAGCAAAACAACAGCTTGACTTACAGCGACCTCGCTAACACCGCAGAGGAGACGGAAACACTACAATTTCTCACAG ATATTCTTCCGAAGAAGATCCTGGCCCGTGATTACCTCAAGTCTTTGGAGGACATGCAGGACCAGGAAGAAGCAGACCTGTGA